tagcacaacgcggttgatgtagttgtacgtcttcacggcccgaccgatcaagcaccgaaactacggcacctccgagttttagcacacgttcagctcgatgacgatccctggactccgatccagcaaagtgtcggggaagagttccgtcagcacgacggcgtggtgacgatcttgatgtactaccgtcgcagggcttcgcctaagcaccgctacaatattatcgagtactatggtggaagggggcaccgcacacggttaagaatatgatcacatggatcaacttgtgtatctaggggtgccccttgcccccgtatataaaggatcaaagggggggtgcggccgtccatgaggagggcgcgccaggaggagtcctactcccaccgggagtaggattcccccctttcctagttggaataagattcgggaggggggaaagaggagagagagaaggaagggggatgccgcccccctctccttgtcctattcggactaggggggtaggggcgcgcggcccagccctggccacctctcctctcttccactaaagcccactaaggcccatataccttccggggggttccggtaacctcccggtactccggtaaaatcccgatttcacccggaacacttccgatatccaaatatagggttccaatatatcaatctttatgtctcgaccattttgagactcctcgtcatgtccgagatcacatccgggactccgaacaaacttcagtacatcaaaaatgcataaactcataatataactgtcatcgaaaccttaagcgtgcggaccctacgggttcgagaacaatgtagacatgatcgagacatgtctccggtcaataaccaatagcggaacctggatgctcatattggctcctacctattctacgaagatcttttatcggtcagaccgcataacaacatacgttgttccctttgtcatcggtatgttacttgcccgagatttgatcgtcggtatctcaatacctagttcaatctcgttaccggcaagtctctttactcgttccgtaatacatcatctcacaactaactcattagttgcaatgcttgcaaggcttatgtgatgtgcattatcgagagggcccagagatacctctccgacaatcggagtgacaaatcctaatctcgaaatacgccagcccaacatgtaccttcggagacacctgtagagcacctttataatcacccagttacgttgtgacgtttggtagcacacaaagtgttcctccggcaaacgggagttgcataatctcatagtcataggaacatgtataagtcatgaagaaagcaatagcaacatactaaacgatcgggtgctaagctaacggaatgggtcatgtcaatcagatcattcatctaatgatgtgatcccgttaatcaaataacaactctttgttcatggttaggaaacataaccatctttgattaacgagctagtcaagtagaggcatactagtgacactctgtttgtctatgtattcacacatgtattatgtttctggttaatacaattctagcatgaataataaacatttatcatgattataaggaaataaataataactttattattgcctctagggcatatttccttcattaacacCCTCCCATAATCACAACTTGGACAAGTTGAGATTACGCTTAAATTCTTCAAAACCTCTGGTAGGCAAAGCTTTAGTGAagccatctgcaacttgatcttgAGACCGAATGAACCGAATATCCAGCTTTTTGTCtgcaactctttctctgacaaagtgaaaatctatTTCGATATGTTTTGTTCTTGCATGAAATATTGGGTTAGCAGAAAGATAGGTGACACCCAAATTGTCACACCATAAGCATGGGGCCTGTTTACTATGTATTCCAAGCTCCTTCAATAATGACTGAACCCAAATAATTTCTGCAGTAGCATTTGCTAGTGCTTTGTATTCTGCTTCTGTGCTGGATCTAGACACAGTAGCTTGTTTCTTAGCACACCATGAGATTAAATTTGGACCAAAGAACACTGCAAAACCACTTGTTGAGCGTTTGTCATCAAGGCAACCTGCCCAATCAGAGTCAGAAAAGGCACTTACAAGTGTTGATGGTGACTTGGTGAAGGTGAGTCCAACACTGGAAGTGTTCTTGACATATCTAAGTATGCGTTTTGCAGCTGTCAGATGTACTGTAGTGGGTGCATGAACGAACTAACATACTTTGTTCACAACAAAGGAAATATCAGGCCTAGTCAGAGTTAAATATTGCAGTGCACCAACCATACTTCTGTACCTGGTGCTGTCCTCTTGATTCAAGAGTTTCCCTTCTGTTAAGGATAGTTTCTCAGAGCTGGATAGAGGTGTTGGAGCTGCCTTGCAGCCTTGCAACCCTGCTCTTGCTACAAGATCAATGGCATATTTCTCTTGAGACAAGTGAAGCTCATCCCCACTTCTTTTTacttcaatgccaaggaaataGTGCAAGCCTCCTAGATCCTTAAGAGCAAACTCAGAGTTCAAATCCTTGAGCAGTGCTGAAATAGCTTCATCAGATGAGcttgtgacaataatatcatcaacatatatgagtaCAAATATAGATGTATTTGACTTGTTGAAAATAAACAGTGAGGTGTTAGACTTGGACGGAGCAAACCCAAGTCCTTGAAGCTTTGAACTCAACCGagaataccatgctctaggagcttgttttaaTCCATATAGAGCCTTGTCAAGCTTGCATATGTGGAGGGGTTTTTGTCTattttcaaacccaggaggttgtttcatgaacacttcctcttccaacacaccatgaagaaacgcgttctgaacatctagttGGCGTAGACTCCATCCTCTGGATACGGCAATAGACAAAACGAGACGAATAGTAGCAGCCTTTACTACAGGACTAAAAGTGTCCTCATAATCTAGACCGTATCTTTGTTTAAAACCTTTTGCAACTAGTCTAGCCTTATAACGATCTATGGTGCCATCAGACTTCTTTTTAATTCTGAAGACCCATTTACAATCTATAACATTTTTACCTTTGCCTTGATGTGCTGGAACTAAGTGCCAAGTTTTGTTTTTGTGGAGCGCCATGTATTCATCCTCCATAGCCTTCTGCCACTTTGGATCGCCTAGAGCTTCTGCAACAGAGTGTGGGATATCTGGTTCATGTGAAACACAAGCAAGTCCAAACTTTGCTAAAGACTTGTAATTTTTGGGTTGAGTTACTCCCCTCTGAAGCCTAGTGCGAGGTGGTGAAGAAGGATCCGCAGAAGATCCAGCGCCAGGAGCGGCTGTAGGCTCGCTGGGCGAGGACATGCAGGCCGGATCTTCTGTGGCCGGCGCACGTGGAGCTGAAGAAGAAGTCACCACAGAGGATCCCGATCCAGCTGGGGGCGCATGATGGTGCAATGATTGCACCGGTGGGACAGGGACTGCAGCGTGATCCACACCGGAGTCAGCGCCCGTATCCAGCCGTGATGGGCGCCGCACGTAGCATCGCGTGTCGGGGCCAAACCGACCAGGTGCGGGGCTAGACGCGGGGCCGGGTGCGGAACCAGGCGCGAGCGGCTGGAGTTGGCGCCGCGTGGCACTGGTGGGTTGGCGCGGAGCGGCCACCGGGCGGTCCACCGAGCCGCTGGTGGCATGTGGCGACGCGGGGCTCGAGGCGGATCGGCCTGGCGTGGAGGGCGCGGATCCCGCGGGGGCCAGGGCGGCAGACTGGCGCAGGAGCGATCCCGAGGCTGATGCGCCTAGATCCCGAGGGACATCTGCTTCTATGTTGTTGCTGTTTTGTCCAGGAAACATAAAATGATGATTTGGGCTGATTTCTTCACCATTTTCTGCACAATTTTTTTCACTTGCATCACAAGACTCAAgaccatcattattaagaggattaGTCAACAATTGATCATCAGTGTCTAAAACATCCCCATTGTCACGCCCGGTGAGATGTGAAGGTAGAAGAAGAATCTCCTTTTGAAGAAGGGCTTCGGCGTTTGGATGAAGTTGTGCAAAAGGGAAAACAGTTTCATCAAACACAACGTCACGGGAAATATAGACACGTCCAGTGGATACATCAAGACACTTTACACCCTTATGTTGTGGACTATAGCCCAAGAAAACACACTGTTTTGATCTGAACATGAGTTTGCGGTTGTTGTATGGCCGAAGATTTGGCCAACACGCACACCCAAATACTCATAGAGATGTGTAATCTGGTTTTGTATGAAGGAGACGTTCTACTGGAGATTCATTGTTGATGACTCTACTTGGCAACATGTTTATGAGGTGGACTGCGGTGAGAAAGGCCTCATCCCAGAATTTCAAAGGCATAGAGGCAGCCGCAAGTAAGGCCATGCCGACTTCAACTATATGCCTGTGCTTGCGCTCAGCTGATCCGTTTTGCTGGTGAGCATGGGGGCATGACACGTGGTGTGATATGCCAATTTGCTGAaaaaaggagttgaggttgcggtaCTCCCCTCCCCAATCGGATTGGAGAGCTAGGATTTTGCAATCAAACTTTTTTTCTACTAATGCTTGAAAGTTGTGAAAAACTTGAAAAACATCAGATTTCTTTTTGATGAGATAGATCCATGTGTACTTGCTATAGTCATCGATAAAACTGACGTAATAAGTGTGTCTGCCAACTGATTTTggggcaggaccccaaacatcggAAAGAATGAGCTCAAGAGGTTTGGTGGAGATGCTTGTAGACACAGGATagggtaattgatgacttttagcacactgacatgaatcacaaattgTTTCACGATCtcgctcaccaacaaacgggagcttattcTTTTTAAGCAAGTGttcaactaaagaaaaagatgCATGCCCTAATCTATCATGCCACCGTGTTGAAGAGACTTTGGTGACACCATAGGCTTGTTTATTCAATCTCCTAAGCTCCGGAATCAACGGGTACAGCCCTcgaacgcatctacctcgataCAGAATTTTCTTCGTGACctaatccttgatcaaaaagaaagaCGGATGAAACTCAAGGAATACATGATTGTCAATGGCAATGCGATGAACTGAAAGGAGATTTTTCGAAGCACTAGGGACATGCAAGATTTTTCTTAGACGAATATTTCTATGGGGGGTTTTAAGCACTGAATGACCAACGTGGCTAATGCTCATACCTTCTCCGTTGGCAGTGTGAACTTGGTCTTGCCCACGGTACTTTTCACGGACTGTCACCTTTTCTAGCTCGCTCGTGATGTGGTCAGTTGCGCCACTGTCCACATACAGTTCGTGTCGATGTCGTAGGAGCCATCAGCAGCACCTGCAACTTTCTCATCTTGTGAGGATTCGCCATCATCTTCATAGCGATACCAGCAGTCGCGGGCGGTGTGGCCTAGCTTGCCGCAGATTTGGCATCGCGGCGCATCAGGGTTGGCGCGAGGCCTGCCACCATGGCGGCCCCTATTGTTGTTGTTGGAGGGccacccgccgccgtcgccgccaccacgaGAGGAGTTGCCGCCGCCACTGTTTCCGCCAGATGGCGGCTTGCCCTTGCCGCGCGGAGGTCCACGATagcgtgaaccgccaccaccgcgaCCGCCACCGCGAGATACCACGTTAGCAGATGACTTGAAGCCCCCGCCCGAGTTGTTGTTGTAGAGGGCGAGGCGCTGATCAAAGTTGCTCATCTgagcgtagaggtcgtcgatgctgATGGTGTCGGTGCGCGTGTCGTTGACGGAGACGAGGGGTTGGTACTCCATGTCGAGGCCGACGGTGATGTAGGAGACAAGTTCATCATCATCGATGGGCTTTCCGGCAGCTGCGAGCTCATCGGCAAGCGCTCTCATCTGGGCGAAGTAGGCCGCAACAGATTGCGTCCCCTTCTGCGCCGTGGAGAGAGCAACCCGGATGTTGTTGACGCGAGCTCGGGACTGCGATGAGAACATGTGGGCGAGAGCCGCCTAGAGCTCGTGCGGCGTGGCGATGGAGGTAACCTGCACGAGGACTTCTTTGGTGAGAGTATTGAGCAAGTATCCAAGTACCTGCTGCCCTTCTTTGAACCAGATCGGATGGAGAGGGTTCGGTGTCTGCTCTTCTTTCCTGTCTTTGTCCTTCGTGACGAGGATCTTGACAGGTTCCGGCATGGAGCCGTCGGCGTAGCCGAAGAGGCCAGCCCCTCTCAGCTGCGGTGTCACCTGCACACGCCACAGGACGTAGTTGGTGCGGGTGAGCTTTTCTGCAACCTGCCCAAGGGAAGCCTGGACGGTGCTGGAGGAGGACGACATGGCTGGCGCTGGATGGGTTTTGCTAGATGCGATGGATAGaggtggctctgataccatgtaaaaaAGCGGAGAACGTCGTACCTCTCTAGAGGCGACGGTTTCCTGATAAGCATATCCCTGATAAGCATACAAGGTTGTTGAGATTACATCTTGAGGTACAAGGAAAGTAGAGATAAGATATACATGAGGAGATTACAACCATATACTCTAACCAACCTAGACCGAAGCCTATCTCAACTAAACCGGTGCGTGGTGCGCCCCTTGGACCTGAATATTGCATGGTTTAACAGATTGCTTGAAGTACTATTAGCAACATGAGAACTGATGTAATGTCCGTTGCGGTCCAATGGAGCATAATGTTGCAAACAGCACAATGTTCTGTAAATCAGCGTGAAGTTTCCACGAAAACATGTCTGCCAAGTGTAATAGTGATTTGGTGCCTTTGCTGCAACTCGAGTACTGTTTCTGAAAAGAATCTTCTGTGTGAACCTTTCCATGTGCTTATGCTGCGATGCAAGATCCACAGTTGATCTGGatgtaaaaaatggacaagccatgcagGCAAACCAAGGAACATCTCAAGGGAACTTACCAGATTAACTTTTCTTACGTAAATCAGATTCTCCTTTTCATGCTAGCAACACATTGTACTATCTCTATTCCAAAATAGAAGACGTTTTGGTAGGTAGTAGTACTCACTGCATACAAAGTTTTGCAGAGTTACTTTTTAGACAACAGTGATAAATACAAATAGTCAAGCATGCATTATGCAGTTTGTGAAGTTCATTCATCAAACTTTTCGTTGGTTCAAAACAAATTATCTGAGATACTGGGCTTGCAAAGCAAATCAGAATGGGACGACCTACATCTAGCCCTAACCTGCATTGTGAAATCTTTGTTTTCAAGCCTCAACTGGTGAAGTGATGAAAAAGATTTGATAGTTGTAACACTGTCCCACATCTCACCGGTGCTACCGATTTCCTTTTGCTTGGAACTAGCCAAATTGTGCAAAACAACAAGCCCTAAAATGGAACAAAGATCACACCAGCTTGCTAAAAGCAGAGTTATGGTAGCAAAAACCATGACGCACTAAGCTAGGAATTATGATATAAAATGTAGGTCATGTTAACAAAGATCACACCACAGCTATAAAAATAGCAATATCATCCCACTGTGCCTCATCAACAATCTGTACTGCAATACAATCATTTCTATCATCATTATGCAAGCAAACATCCTAaaacaatactccctccgatcccaAATAAGTGTCttggttttagtttaaatttaaACAAAAACCACGACACTGATTTTGGATAGAGGGGAGTAACATTTAGAAGGAGATTTTTCCAAGTAAAATAGAGCAATTGCTCAGGCTAATCTAAAAAGTTGGGAATATGATCTAGCAATGAACAGGTGATGACAGGGATCAATGAACAGGTGTTGTCATTGCTCTTGCAAGACAGGGAGCTTATATCATTTTGTAGTCAATAACCATAGCACTTATTCTTGCTTCTCCTTCAAAATATTTGTCATACAAACCACACACTCATTCATTTTGCAGCTCTGGCCCTTGCCCCTTTGGAATTGACTTGGATGGATGATTCACATTCGTTGATCCCTACTGTAAAATACCACAAGTACTAACATGACAACTACACAAGTGAAGAATTGAAAAACAAAAGGTGACATCATAACAGTAACGGAGATGAcaaattgaccatgattggaaaatTTGATGGTCCTGGGATGAATAACCATGGCATTGCTGTACTAAATGTTCAGGGGGATGTAGTACAAGAGATCAACATACAACTATGTATACAGCAGTGAAGGAGTGCATGGGCTAAGAAAGCACAgcacacaataacacataggtttaAGTAACAAAAAATTGAATGAATTTTGTGGGCTGAACAACATCATAAGTTACGACGAAGAATCTTCATCTTCGGCGCCCTTAATGACAGCAGAGCACATGACCTGCTTTGAGACGCGGGTATCAAGCTCTCTTGACACCTCTGTTAGTCTCAAGTCAAAGTTGGCCCTGCACCTCTGAGGTTTGGGTGATGATGAACCTGAAAACCGCCTCCTTGGGCTTGACAACCTCGCAGTTGGTGACCCTGACAGCCAGCTCTTTGTGAGTGCAGGCACGATCTCCTTCCCTGTCATGATGGGTCTTGTCTCCTGGTTCTCCTTCCCTGTTACTGTCATGATGGGTCTTGTCTCCTGGTTCTCCTTCCCTGTTACTGCTATGATGGGTCTTCTCCCCTGGTTCAAAGGACCTCTCTTTGTCTCCAATGGTAATGGTCTCATCGGGGAGATGGTCGTGGATGGCAACTTCTGCCTGATTCGCTCACGCGCACGCTCAGCGGCTGCCATTGCTTTGTCCTTGTTCATAGTGATCAACGTCCATGGGTTGATCGAGACGTCATCcttccttcttgttgcatcattggCCTCCTTCTCGTCGATCCTAATCGATAGCTTTCGGGTACTCTATCATGTTCAAAATTGTTTTGTTATCTATGAAGTTACCTGACAGTAAATTATACATATTAGGGAAGCAATGTATCCCCTCTTACCTCATTCACTTCATCTTTTCTGCATAAGATCCTTGACAAGAAGGATGGCCTTTCTGGAGAGTTGAAGTCAATGCTCTCGTCCGAGGAAAAATCAGAGTCATCAAAAGGATCATATGCCTGTGCAGCTTCTCGCATAGCAAGGATGTAATCGTATGTCCTCATTCCCTGTAGTGAAAAATACGCAAATGAGGCTTCCAAAAATGTGAGCATATTTCCGAGCTCCACACACTGGTAACATAAGTATGTGTTTGGCAAAATGCAAACCTTTCTAATGAGCAGAACATGGAAAAAGAAGAGCTGACCCAGTGCTGCAGTACTGTACAAAGTGAAGATGACAAATACCATCTGTGGCCAAAATTAAAGAGAAAAGTGTGAGCTTCACAAGTGAAATGCATCAATGAAGTTTGTCACCAGGCATATTCTTGTCATAACTTACAGATAATGCTGCGTGAGCTCCTTTAGGTAGCCCTACGTGAAGCCTGTGCTCCATTTCAGTTTTCAGCCCTTTGCTGTCGATGAAGCAGCGAATAAAAATCGCAACCGCTGTTCCCCCCTCGATAACAAGCTGATAAAGTAGATTGCAAATTCATATACCAAATAGAACTGGTCAAATGAAAAACAGCTTGGAATGCTGGGCATTTAAATATCAGTGGAATTTTGAAACAAATGGAATTGCAAATTTGCAGAGAGTTAGCACCCACCATCAGCAAAACAAAGAACATTAGCAGGATAAATGCTGCATAATTCCTTCTCCCTATGCAATTGTTGAGCCACTGCATTGAAGAAAGTACATGATCAATCAATTGACTTCCCAAGAGATGAAGAGCAGAGCCAGAGATTTGGAAGTGAGCTATGCATAGTTATAGTGGTTACCCTGCAGTGGTGATCAAATCCATCAACACACCGGTCGCAAGTTTTACAGTGCTTGCTGCGCAATTTCACCTGTAGTTTAAGCTTCGTAAGTTCTTGATTGCTAAACTGTTGTCACAGAGGTAATTCACTTGTTGAACTTGACTAACAACACATGAATCCAGTCCATTAAACACACCCTATATTCAGAAATTAACCTCTCCAcatagaaataaaaattgctcccaaaGCACTCAAATAAGCCGCATTTCTTGGTTTCTTTGAAACACAGAAGGTCTGTAAACTAGAGATGAGGGAGAGGGACGTAAGCGGAGACCTCGCAGTCGCAGATTGGGCAGAATGAGATGTCCTGGTCGTCGGTGGCGTGCGGCGAGACGATGTCCTCAAGGCTGGTGAAGGCAAAGGGGAGCATGGGGTCGAGCTGGACACTGGAGTTCCACTGCTCGAGGTAGCTCCTCCGCACCCAGCGGTTCATGACGCGGACCTCGACCCTCTTGAGCAGCCGCGCCGCGTACCGCCACAGGATGTACCCGTAGCGCAGCCTCGGCAGCCTCCGCCCGCCGCCCCTGGCGAGACTGCGCTGCCTCTTCACCTTCTTGGCGTGGGTCCGGTCGGAGGGGTCGACGGCGGTGCAGCGCACGTAGAGGGCCGCGGTGGCGGCGGCCTGTCGTCGACCAGGGTCGATGCCGTCAGCGCAAGGCAACGCGAGGAGGGCACGAGCAAAGCCGCGTTTGGGCAAGAGAGGGAGGGAGGTCGCTGGTTTACCGAGACGGAGAAGAGCGCGAGGAGGGTGTTGCCGGCGACGGCGCTGCCGAGGTAGGGCCCGAGGATGACGTAGAAGGCCGTGACGAGGACGGCGAACACCCCCGCGCCCACGAGCTGCAATCGATCGAGAAAAGCGCGAGGTCGGATGGTGGCGCTGGAAGCGGCGAAGAGGGGGGGGAGATGAAGAGAGGGCGACGGACGGAGACGGACCTGGAGCGGGTGGAGGGGGAGCTGCCAGCCGTGCCGCCGGGGCCAGGCCATGGCCGTCGAGGTCTCGCCGCCGCGCCCTGCGAACAGATTCGATTGGGTTGGATTCGATCCGAGCGCGCTGCTCTGCTCTCGCCTCTGGTCAGGTCAAGTCAAGCGGCGGGCGTGGTActagagagaggaggaggcggcttgTGTGCTCTCTCTGACAGGTGGGGCAGGGCCGCCGCCCGCAGCAACGGCTTTCCTTTCCTCCTACTGTTTTGAATTTCGAATCGCCGGGGCGGCTGTGCGGGCCGGACTGACAACTTCCGGGGACAGAGATGTTTCTTGAGCGTGTTTCGTTCGCTGCCCAAGGCCCAGGAGCCCGAAACGAGATGCTAATCCCCAAGGCCCAGGAGTCCGAGTGTTAGGGGCCTTCGCAGCCCAAGGCCCATGAGTCGGAGTGTTAGGGGCCTTCGCAGCCCAAGGCCCAGGACTCCAAATACAAAGACCGAGTGAGGATTTTCACTTTTTCTTTTGCGGGGACGGCTTCCCATATCCGAGTGATCACCATAATCTCTACttctaatgaagcagttggtaatCTCTGTTTCAcaatttttttcgtcccacctctcaTCCTTCGTCTGTTTTATTTTCGTCTCTCCTCTCACCTCCCACCTCCCCCGCAAGTAACGATCCCCTCGACAAAAAACCCAACCAAAATCACGTTAGAAGGGAGCGACGCCTCCAGGTAGTCCCCTCGCACGCTAGAGAAACGAACAAAAAAAACCTACGAAAAAAAATTGACGACTCGCATGCACGAGCGGGCGAGGCCTCGAGAGTGCCCTCGATCCCCATCCAGGTCACAGCAGATCCGTTCGCCGACGCCCTCGCACTCGCATCAAGCCGCCGCTGATCCCTACACTACCTCGACAGGAGCCATCACAAATAAGGATCTAATCCTCCAGAGCGCCCTCGATCCCTGCGCTACCTCCCTTCGTCGCTGCCGATCTCGTCGCTACGTCAACACAAACATTTGACGCCGCCGAACCCCTTGCCATCGTGGATCCCTTTGCAAACATCGACCTGCTTCAGGAGGCGCCATCGATCCCCTACTTCAGGAGCCAGCACTGATCCCCATCCAGGTAGTGGATGGAGCAGGCACTTGTGGTCGTGGTGGACCATGGGTGGAGTCGGAGCAGAGTCGGGGCGTAGGAGATGGGGAGAACGGAGTAGGCTTCATGATGGAAGGAGATACagcggcggagaaggaggaggtcggGGGTTACACGGATGTATAGGTGGATGTCAGCAACCTGCCCCCTACGATGTCGATGGTGAGCACCACGCGCAGATGTTCCTCTTAGCTTGCTACCTCTTCCCTGCTAACCTAATTTCCCCCTACCACTCAATCAGGCCTCAAGCTACTCCCTAATTTTTGTATTTTGCGTTATCGTATATTCTAAATTCTTGTTTGATTACAATGAAAGAAGTGGCAGAGGATCTGCAATTCTGTCGGGGTAAAGTTCAGTGATGTTGGTGTTTCTTTTCAAGATTTCCTTTCTTTTGGCACTACAAACTTCTCAAGcaaattcatgtgatctacttattTTAGTTGTAGGTGTAATCGATCTATTTGAGGTCTGATTATGCTTTCCTGGTCAAACTTACAGTGCAAGTAGTCCATTTAACACCAAGTCAGAAAAAAAACTATATTCATCCAGATGATGCCATTCATTTGCTAAGTGCTTCTGAGCATTTTTTTTATTCTGATGCATTTGCTTCTGAATCATGACATGTGGTTTTGTTTTTTATCTGGTTATGTGCAAGTTCATGTAAGGAGAGCAAGGATCCCTGTGAGATGCTACTCTAATTTTTTGCCATTAAGATGACACTATTGATCACAATCTTGTTATGGCCGAAACAATTGCCTtgatgtaagggcatatttatcccttagttgttttggtgattgatgacaatgcttttgtggactaatcatgtgcatggAGTATTTCAGACATATCTTGACTAGGCACaggacgatttggtgcccctcgaagactattgaagacgacgtttctctatgtttctttttggtggatttgagtcgtaggaaagccgtactattaagaggggatccgctttgaaaatgtttgggtggaatcatcacgtacacgtctactccttttgcaccacctttcctttggatctttggagcatcctccgtctctCCTTGTCTATATATGCAAAATGAAGGTCTCCTAGTGTTGCTgaactggggcatgcggtagtactgctcctctgaagcggtagtaccgcaggtccttgcggtagtaccagcctctggcgcggtagtaccgcaagtgctcacggtagtaccgcacctcggGAGCAGTAGTACagtggcctcaggccaggcgctGCTGCTAGTGCAGTagtaggcactacaaaaaaagacacatccgatcgatcaatcgatggctgttaactgaacccgatcgagtgattccttggctactgctgctaactgaagccgattgatgggatgaacagtgagcgttgggggggggggttggatgaacagtgagcggtggcgttgcctctggatgaacaggaccccgtggtgtggtggagggttggatgaacagtagacggtggagggatgctcgtggagggtggatgaacaggactccgtggtgtggagggcaggatgaacagtagacgatggaggggtgcccgtgggggggtggttgaacaggaccccgtgatgtggagggctagatgaacagtagacggtggaggggtggacgaatagtagctggtggagtagcgcgcggtggaggctggatgaacaggagcccgtggaggtggaggaggtcgacggtggatgaacagtagctcgtggaggctggagggggtcgacggtggagatgaacagtac
This portion of the Triticum dicoccoides isolate Atlit2015 ecotype Zavitan chromosome 7A, WEW_v2.0, whole genome shotgun sequence genome encodes:
- the LOC119333412 gene encoding protein S-acyltransferase 18-like, yielding MAWPRRHGWQLPLHPLQLVGAGVFAVLVTAFYVILGPYLGSAVAGNTLLALFSVSAAATAALYVRCTAVDPSDRTHAKKVKRQRSLARGGGRRLPRLRYGYILWRYAARLLKRVEVRVMNRWVRRSYLEQWNSSVQLDPMLPFAFTSLEDIVSPHATDDQDISFCPICDCEVKLRSKHCKTCDRCVDGFDHHCRWLNNCIGRRNYAAFILLMFFVLLMLVIEGGTAVAIFIRCFIDSKGLKTEMEHRLHVGLPKGAHAALSMVFVIFTLYSTAALGQLFFFHVLLIRKGMRTYDYILAMREAAQAYDPFDDSDFSSDESIDFNSPERPSFLSRILCRKDEVNESTRKLSIRIDEKEANDATRRKDDVSINPWTLITMNKDKAMAAAERARERIRQKLPSTTISPMRPLPLETKRGPLNQGRRPIIAVTGKENQETRPIMTVTGKENQETRPIMTGKEIVPALTKSWLSGSPTARLSSPRRRFSGSSSPKPQRCRANFDLRLTEVSRELDTRVSKQVMCSAVIKGAEDEDSSS